The Brassica napus cultivar Da-Ae unplaced genomic scaffold, Da-Ae ScsIHWf_2410;HRSCAF=3116, whole genome shotgun sequence sequence GTTATAGTCaatttctatttttcatttataataGAGATTGTATGTGCTTCTAAATATAGAGATTAAATAGtattttcttattataaaattataaattttttattttcgaaatggtcttttaactttcaaaatttaataattataactgaaacaaataattttggaaaatacattttttataaaaaaaatagaatcacATTTTTCTTTACATAATAGTCTTTGAAagaaattgtatttaaaaatagttataattcTATGAATTCttgaaaaacataaaagtaatatagttaattaaaaattaatattttgaaaatattctctTTTGGAGCcagatgttttaaaaatattttaaaatatttcaattcccaataaaaaaatattgataaaaatcagaaataacaaaaaaattaaatcaacttTATTGTTATTGCTTATATaccttttttgttattttaatattaaaataattttaatattaaaataaatttaataattcaaaaaaatattcaatgaCATATTACgtctacaaaaatataaataatttttttattacatatttttaatattttagtatatttataaatctaattattatatttatatatactactaattataaaaattagtgaataagaaagaaagatgtagataaacacaaaataaatacctgatattatcttttcttttttcaaaaacttgtttcatttttttgagatagcttctataatattaatttttaatcaaataaataatgaattgtattttaatgatagtttaattaaaattatttactaaaaataataactcagcctaaaatcatggagaatgtgacaaataagcaaattcacttctcaaataatagtatagattttcaAACTTCTATATTTGCTAAACAATAACCTGTTTTGctttttgtaattttcattttttttaaaattttccgcTTGTCAGTTTGTTATTGGTGAAgcgacttgcgctttagtaCAAAGGGATTAACCGAAATTCATGGGACGGGTAACGGAAGAAGACGGGATCAAACGCGCCTCTCGGTATGTTGGGAAGGTAATTAGCCGTTTTAAATTGCAAGTGGGACCATGCACTTGGTCGTTGGGCAAATATGGCGGGTAAGTTATTGGCGGGGAAGATACTTTTTAGTTCTTTAGTATATGTAGACCATATGACTTTCTGGAAAATTGGACCGGACCAAACCGTAGCACGCCAGGTTCGTCGGAGGAAACTcttttgaaagagaaaaaaaaagaaaaaaaatagttttttatttaagaataagagaaaaaaaaaacaaacaaaaaaaatacttactACCATATTCAATAATCAATCGCACCGTTTGTCTAAAATAATATGGAAAAGAGGCAAATGGTGGGAATtgtcttaaaaatattataatgataCATATTTAGTGCACAGGTTTGTGTTTAtttcgtttaaaaaaataaataaaataggaaACAAGTAATCATTTTAGCTGATAaattaactttttaataaaCACTGACTTCACTTGTATTATATTGGTAACCTATTCTTAGTATATAATTGAAACTTCaattaattttactaaaaatatttctGATTTATAGGTTTGTAATATTTTGGTTTGACTCTACTGAAATttgatttcgttttttttaatctttttaatgTTTGATTACGTATTTGTAGATGCATATTTGGATTTGCTATTGATGTATTATGGATATATAGATTTTGTGAATGATTTgaagttattttcttttttttttaatcctaatTATGTGTTAAAACCCATCATATTTACTCGTAGAcccatttatttaaaatgtcgTAGAAGGacggttaaaaaaaaaaacctccgTAGAAGGGGAAAATATCATTTAGATGTGTGTTGTtgaaaaaagaaagcaaaaggCCCTTCTAGTGGTTGCAACCACACCGacacaattaatttattattatgtgTACTACTATTCTTTTGTAACGTTACACGATATCCAACTAATATTTGGTTGATGATTTGTTATGTTTGTATACGATTTAGCTTTTTACTACGTCCAGTGCATAACCTTTGATTTCCTTTGaagtttttattttctgataAGTATGTGATTTATCATAAAAATGAATCAGGTTTGTGCATGTACAAAATGGTCAAAACTGTCAAGCCGTTTGTTGccagaaaaagataaaagacTTCCTGTTAGGATTTGTGATTCCCAACACACAACCAAGAAAACTTCAGCCAAATTTGCATAAGTGtccgaaacttcttccgtcCTTTCCTTGTTAGGATATTATTTGCATAAGTTTCAATGACTTTGAAAACGATCTGCTAGAAAAGATCtctaagttcttttttttggtttttcttgtacaaaaaaaaactgatcacTCAAATTAAAAGAAGGTAAAACCTTGAaccttttaatttatttcaagAAACTAATTTGATTCCAAGTTACGATGATAATTTGCATTTATCATATTGTAGTTACACGTCGATGCAAGGTTTACTAAAACTGAGATGTTCGTAtcagagcatcattatcccacATACTCATTTAggagttcttaattttttttttaataatttttagttggAAAAGTGGGTGTAAGAAACTTAGTTAAGAGACTTGTATATTTGTGTGATCCATTGCAAATCTTTATATttaagggttcttaaaaaaatattaaacattattttactaaatttcaaatttatttattaaattcttaaacaTAACATTTTGATTACTTAATAACATAACATATAGTGGTATGAGCACTGATTACTTAATAACATAAGAAAAGGAGTTAGCCAAAGAAGTAACGATATTGCAATAGATTAACAAATGCAAGACTGATCAAAATTTTGCAAACAGAATCAAAATGTGCCTGTATATCTACTCCTGGTTACCCTCAAAACTATCTCAATAGCTCAATTTCACATCCATACACTACAAAACAGTACTCTATTTGTATGAAAACTAAAGAACAGTTCCACATTTTTTACCTCTGGACAATTATCTACCACTGAACCAATCCTAAGTTGTCTCTCAAAGTTCTAGACAATGCTAAAGTTATAGGAGATGATGGGCACAGAGAGAGCCAAAAACACTTACAGCAAATGCGACAATAGCAGAGGAGAGAACAAGGAAGCCGTACTTAGCCATACCCTCAGAGAGACCAACGAAAGTGCTAGCAATCCCAACATGATCCTCCACAGGAAAATACAAACGAACACACCTCCTGCTCCCACAAACCCTTCACACATACAAAATGCATCATCACTTACAAAGAATCTTAAGAACTCAATTCTCAATCTTTCTAAAGAGTCTCACTAAGTAAGAAACACTCACCAATATACAAAACAGTTAGGAAGTTGCAACAGCTCCCTATCATTGCGGCTAGCCATAGTCCAATCGCAGCCTGAAAATTATGTTAATGCAGAACTGATTAAAGTGCCATGAACATTATTAACATTATGCAGATGTTAATAAGATATACACTACCATGAGGAACTGTTTCAAACTCCCTCTACAAGCCAAGTCCTGAAGAAACATCAAACCACGGTTAACCTCCGTTCCAACGGTCACACCGACACACCAAGATCTTCTTGTTCCTCCACAACAACACATGAGCAGCTGAAAGAATATAATCTCTCAAAAAGACTTTGTTAGaacaaaaaattatggaacattATAGAGCAGTTCTTGAAATTGCACAAGAGTTGAGACTTGGTAGGTAGACTTAAGCCCCCACtaattcacacacacacacacacacacgtagGTCACAGGAACCAAATCACAAACACTAATCCTCCAAATTTACGGAGAGCTTCATATATTGTTCAACTTTCAAGTTGCCTCTATACACAAAACTTATCGTGTATGAATGGTTCAAGTGGCATTTGGTTGGGCCACACAATTCAAAAGGTAAACGTTTACGACTACGGGACCAGCGATCACTTTTGTGACATGTTTGGATGTATATACCGAACAAGGGTTCTGGCATGTATGAAGAAGCGGAATCATATAAAGTTCCAATCCAACTAAACCGTATATGATAATCTTTCAGTTTGGTTTAGATTAATTTCGATTCTCTTACAATAATTTGGTTGGACAGACCTTGTTTAGAAGAAGTTGAACCGAATTAGATTAGCCAAAAGTTTTTTCGTCCGGTTAGTCTTTTGATTCCATTTTACAAAGTAAACCGACAATAACGCTAACAAAAGTATAATCTATTTCTCAGaaagtgataaaaaaaaaaaagtttactgCGAAGTCGTAGTCAAAAGATTAGATTCAAAttcaactaaaaataaatatcttgaTAAAGTGCAGATAGAGAACTATCTTTTGGATGATAGAGAATCTATCTTTTGGATCCTCTCCTCTATTTCTAGCCCTTCTCACTTGGATCTCCCTTGGATAAGTCCATTAATATACCTACCACGTGTATCAGCGTATGTATAATGTGTACAATcttgtcacaaaaaaaatatctttttttttttgactgaacACAAAAAATATCTTCATGCATGTTTTGTTCCTTTTCGTTATAAAACCATCATAATTCTCTTCCAAAGTTCTTGGATTTGTCCCCTAATCAATTGGAGatatacgaagaagaagaagaagacggatCTTCAAAACAGAAGACCAAAAATGTGTACTACTCATCATGATGATCAACCACAACAACAAAACCTCCCTTGTCTCCACTGCGACCCACACTCATACATTCACATGGTACATACACAAACTCACACATACATATACAGTTTATGCGTCTTTTGTTTGGTGTAACAATCCTCACCATTAGTAGTTGATTTTGTTAGGTTCAACATATGATAGAGAGGTGTATCATACTCCGTATGAGTCGTGACGAATGCGTCCAGGCGTTAGATCACCACGCAACCATTCCACCACTCGTTACGCTCACCGGTTAGTCTTTATAATcattacacatatatatagccTATGATTGTCCACAATGTATATACAGTGGCGGATCTAGAATACATTTTTATCCGGGCAAAGATGAAAACTATTAGCAGAAAATAATATGTGAGCCAGGGGcgtaactaatttttttaaagaaattacaCTGAATTTGAAAATTTCATCGGGGGCAACTGCCTCTCTCTTACTTCATGTGGCTCCGCCACTGTGTATATATCAAAATTGTTTCTAGGGACTAGGGTTCGTTAAAAGAGTTTCAAAATGGTATTTTAGATATAGGTTTCAATTTGTCTAAGACAAAAGGTATCAATATGGAAATTTAAAGAAATGGAGTGGTAATATTCTGAAGATTCTTGGATCATGTtcgctaatttttttttgcattgacAGTCGACACATAAAACAATTATGAAGCCACAAATGTTAAAGCAACTCTTCGGCTATATTCCATGCTCATATCGAGCAAGTACTGTGCTAcaaattgaaaataataaaaaatgttttgttttgttttggttgcaGTTTGGAGAGGACTTGAGAGGGAAAATAAGGATTTCTTTGAAGAACGTATGAGCATTCCTTCTCTCCTGAGCCATTCTCAAGTAAGATTTTCTGGGATCAtcaatgtgtgtgtgtgtatttcaATTGTGAATACATTTCAATTCAATGTCTCAGCCAACATATCGACCAAAATCTCAAGTCGAAATgttgtttgtaattttttttttttttttgctttcttatttttttttggaatcaaACATTATCAGGCGGATGTGTTCGGAGATCGCCGAGGTTGGCTAGAAGGGTAAAACAATGAAGACTTTAATGTAGCCTTCTAGATATATACATCATacatatgagaaaaaaaaattcaaatttatatatatgtagccGGTAGACATAGGCTATCATTACATATTGCTAACGATGAAACATGATCATGCTATCATATGTAGAcctattttttttaacgttAAAGCGTTTCTCTAATTTGATTAAGCagtctattcaatgaaaacccTGAAAGCATATTCCTCCTTAAACAATAAACACACAGTAAAGCATTTCTTTAACTTGGTTAAACAaaccagattaaaaaaaaacactagacTGGTTAAACCGAACATAACCGAGTGGGTAACAAATAATTGAGACTAGCTTAAACCGAACATAACCGAGTGTGTAACAAATAACTGAGATTTTGTCTGAACATAACCGAGATTCCGGTTTAGatcgaataaaaaaatatttcccaCACGACAAAAGGTTTCGACTTTCTTCTTCAAAAGTCAACGAACTAATAAAAATCCCGACAAAGATCTTTCCCTTTTTACTTCCAACTTCGTTGTAATTTTCAGAAGAACTCTCAGCTTCATCGATTCGCTGAGACTTGAGAGGATGCAGTAAAGAGAATCTCGTCCCAGTcaccagaaacaaaaaaaaaggtatctTGAAATCCTCTGTTTCTGTTATTACTATACATAATCTAAAGTATACATGATTCTTGTTGAATGTTAGGACTCTATGGCTGCTGCTGATACAACAGCATTAAGTTACTGGCTGAACTGGAGGGTCTTCCTCTGTGCATTAATCATCTTAGCTCCGTTAGTATTAGCATCAATCCTGATCCGGAGATACGAAGGCAAGAGAAGAGAAGGAGTATCCCCAGGGACATTGTTCAAACACGAAGCTTGGAGCACGTGTCTTAAAACAGTCCACCCTCGCTGGTTGCTTGCCTTTAGAGTATTATCGTTTGTCGCAATGCTGTCTCTGCTCATCGCCAATGTTGTTATCCATGGAGGCGGCGTGTTTTACTTCTATACTCAGTAAGTTTTCAAAATCGTGTGAATCTTTTTGAAATGAGTTGATAAAGATTCGATCTTTGTTGGTGTGACAGGTGGACGTTTACTCTCGTCACACTCTACTTTGGGGTATGTCTCTTACAGTCTTAATTTTCAGACAGTAACTGAAGCTGTGATTCTTCTCTTTGTTTGTGTACATAGTATGGTTCGTTGTTATCTATTTACGGATGCTGCATCTACAATAAAGAAGAGAGTTGTACTTATACAAGCATAGGTGATGCGGAAGAAGGCACTTATACACCGTCTATCATCCTTGAAGAGGCAGCAAACAACTCAAAACCTTGTGGTACACCAGCTGGTTTTGGGTTTACATCTTTCAAGTCATTTTCCAAGTAAGTTTCTTCTTATGTGATTTTGTTAATGAGTGAAGAAGACTGTACCAAACTCCTTGTAACAGACTTGTGCAGGTGCTGTTGTGCTAACGGATATCGTGTTTTGGGGATTAATCTACCCGTTTACTAAAGGTTACAGACTGAGTTTTGTAAGTTCTGGCTCTTCGAATGATTTAGATtcgtttgatattttttttatccctTTACATGTGTTTCTTTGTTTGCATTGCACCAGCTCCATGTTTGTATGCATTCTCTCAACGCAGTTTTTCTCCTCGGTGACACATGTCTCAATTCTTTGGTAACTCTTTCACAAACATTGGTCTGTGGATACAAGAGTCTCCTGCTTTTTAGAGCCTAACATGAATCTTATGTCTTCTTCATCTAGCGATTCCCGCTGTTTAGGATCTCTTACTTTGCATTCTGGAGCTGCATTTTCGTGGCTTACCAATGGATTATCCATGCTTTCAAGAACTTATGGTACACACTTCTTCCATCTTTGTGTGAAGTCTTAACAATTGTCTTGTAGAGTTTTGACTTAGAAGGGAATTGTTTTGTAGGTGGCCATACCAATTTCTTGATCTGTCGTCACCCTATGCACCCTTATGGTACGTTCATAAACTCTTTCACACTTAGTATGTAATCAAACTCAAAgatggaaagagagagagagaaacttaTTGTGATCTTTTTTACTAATGTGTTTGTGGCAGGTACTTGGGAGTGGCATTGGTGCATATACCGTGCTTCGCCGTCTTTGCTTTGATCGTAAAGATGAAGAATTCTTTGCTAGAGCGTCACAGCTCGTGATAGGTTTGGGTCCCCTCTTCTATCTGTTGAGACACATGAGGATTCCATGGTCTTATAAGCACAAAGTCATAGAAACTCAAACCCTCTTTGTGGATAATAGGCTTTAACCTGAAGATAAAGTATTCAAGTTTTCAACAACAAGAGTCCAAAGGTTCATTGAGATCTTGACGTCTTGTTTATTTAAACATGTTACTCTTGGTTGTAGTACCCTTGTTGTAAAAATGCTTcacaaaactaataataatagtCCTGAAAACTAATTTGGTTAATGTTATGAAAGACAGCTAAGAAACCAGCAGCCAGCCGTTTatgttgaaaaatataaaagatgtgaGGCCCGCTGtactatttgcacagtgaatttAACATTTACGTTCGTTGTATTACGCATCTCTCAACCTCgaccttctcttctctttctctgataaaatctttctatcagtgttaaaatttctacgggtataaaatttcgcCTTTATCTAAATACCTGCGAAACAATAAAAtaccagttctttttataacacgttatcagcacgatcactctgcgattcggtaaaatttatttgtatcatttataccctgttataatagTCGGTATACCTCCTACTactatttatatcatgttataatggccggaataccgcatatattatttactagtaatttaat is a genomic window containing:
- the LOC106415033 gene encoding reticulon-like protein B8; translation: MCCCGGTRRSWCVGVTVGTEVNRGLMFLQDLACRGSLKQFLMAAIGLWLAAMIGSCCNFLTVLYIGFVGAGGVFVCIFLWRIMLGLLALSLVSLRVWLSTASLFSPLLLSHLL